A region of Nakaseomyces glabratus chromosome M, complete sequence DNA encodes the following proteins:
- the STB1 gene encoding Stb1p (CAGL0M03927g~Ortholog(s) have transcription factor activity, transcription factor binding, transcription factor binding activity), translated as MADISREKEDELASKILERAQLAQMRRQLKIGLSKVPSETRDDEQYEENHTKADITDDSTDNYTLGSAYSATPRSRASMVSPRKRQSGDPREMSAIMNASPLKKVLLDGIKDGESSENVSPVSRRFVRPSTPPKTASRPASVHIPQKSSYDNRTPTTPKLTNAHTAFTNSLNSAEKNAMTKADTATLTKVPSTPKRGNSSQKKQAGVNKNNTDDSTGADLLMYLATSPYSSARAHNTTYNRKNSVSSVTKVPTTPYTSLYMSHSHTQEMNDDAVRFSALKASLNSPQSTFKVPHVVGSQANNGQWFPDILMDSPSLYLGSALSPSANKKKLASPGPGSGSGHAVSTHLPVPSTPSRELHHQTNTNLLKTPNFNMGDYLQNIFSPSPQVSLNDLGNSHMTEMQAKSALAVGPVEGGSVHSSPTRIASDV; from the coding sequence ATGGCTGACATATCGCGTGAGAAGGAGGATGAGTTGGCGTCTAAGATACTGGAGCGTGCGCAATTGGCGCAGATGCGGAGACAGCTGAAAATTGGGCTGAGTAAAGTGCCTAGTGAGACGCGTGATGATGAGCAATATGAAGAGAACCATACGAAGGCGGATATAACAGATGATTCTACTGATAACTACACTTTAGGGAGTGCTTATAGTGCTACACCAAGATCGAGAGCCAGTATGGTGAGTCCCAGAAAGAGACAATCTGGTGATCCACGAGAAATGAGTGCTATAATGAATGCCTCACCTCTGAAAAAAGTGCTGCTCGATGGCATAAAGGATGGTGAGTCTAGCGAAAATGTAAGTCCTGTTTCCAGAAGATTTGTGAGACCTTCTACTCCGCCAAAGACTGCCTCTAGACCAGCGTCTGTACATATACCACAGAAATCAAGCTATGATAACCGGACTCCTACAACACCAAAATTAACTAACGCACACACGGCTTTCACAAATAGTCTCAACTCAGCTGAGAAAAATGCAATGACTAAGGCAGACACTGCCACATTAACTAAAGTACCTAGTACGCCTAAACGTGGTAATTCCTCTCAAAAGAAGCAAGCTGGTGTTAACAAGAATAATACAGACGATAGCACTGGTGCTGATTTATTGATGTACCTTGCTACTAGTCCGTACTCTTCAGCTAGAGCTCACAATACAACTTACAATAGAAAGAACTCAGTGTCATCCGTGACTAAGGTTCCTACAACACCATATACATCACTATACATGTCTCATTCACATACTCAAGAGATGAATGACGATGCCGTACGATTCTCCGCATTGAAGGCTTCATTAAACTCTCCTCAATCTACTTTTAAAGTACCACATGTTGTTGGCTCCCAAGCCAATAATGGTCAATGGTTCCCTGATATTTTGATGGACTCCCCATCACTGTATCTAGGATCTGCTTTATCTCCTTCAGCtaataagaagaaattggcCTCGCCCGGACCCGGGTCTGGTAGTGGGCATGCGGTCTCCACTCACTTGCCAGTACCTTCTACTCCATCGCGTGAACTTCACCACCAAACCAATACAAACTTATTGAAAACTCCAAATTTCAATATGGGTGATTATTTACAGAACATATTTAGTCCATCCCCTCAAGTATCACTAAATGACCTTGGAAATTCCCACATGACTGAAATGCAAGCCAAATCTGCATTAGCAGTCGGTCCTGTGGAGGGGGGCTCTGTACACTCATCGCCCACTAGAATAGCTAGCGACGTTTGA
- the ZIM17 gene encoding Zim17p (CAGL0M03949g~Ortholog(s) have chaperone binding activity, role in protein folding, protein import into mitochondrial matrix, protein stabilization, response to unfolded protein and mitochondrial matrix localization): MLRLLRGTGAVRALRYTNARSLNRAMAGAVVSGRHLGGRAAPLCRASQFSTTVAKLQSQDNDKTYPLGSFKVDQPQIMIAFTCKKCDTRSSHTMSKQAYTGGTVLITCPGCKNRHLIADHLKIFSDDRITIEDILNAKGESVSQSTDDLVFEDIPESLKETIGHYASDAPESYKKRLDNEKVHTLPHPEEK; encoded by the coding sequence ATGTTGAGACTTTTGAGAGGAACAGGAGCTGTTAGAGCGCTAAGGTACACCAATGCTAGGAGTTTAAATAGAGCTATGGCAGGTGCTGTAGTTAGCGGCAGACACTTAGGTGGCAGAGCCGCTCCGTTGTGCCGTGCAAGCCAGTTTTCTACCACAGTGGCAAAGCTACAGTCTCAGGACAACGACAAGACCTACCCGCTGGGGTCTTTTAAAGTGGACCAGCCGCAAATTATGATTGCGTTCACATGTAAGAAGTGTGACACCAGGTCTTCTCACACCATGTCCAAGCAGGCTTACACGGGAGGCACTGTGCTGATTACTTGTCCCGGTTGCAAGAACAGACACTTGATTGCTGATCATTTGAAGATATTTAGCGATGACAGAATCACTATTGAAGATATACTGAACGCAAAGGGTGAATCCGTTTCTCAAAGCACAGACGACTTGGTCTTCGAAGATATACCCGAATCCTTGAAGGAAACCATTGGCCACTACGCATCAGACGCACCTGAGTCATACAAGAAACGCCTAGATAACGAGAAAGTACACACACTTCCACACCCTGAGGAGAAGTAA
- the SKP2 gene encoding putative SCF ubiquitin ligase complex subunit SKP2 (CAGL0M03971g~Ortholog(s) have role in cellular protein catabolic process, regulation of sulfur amino acid metabolic process and SCF ubiquitin ligase complex, ribosome localization) codes for MRKLQLFGGSKYFSLSQKEGKPVHKNINNQEKVEDEVEDETDDQLSLLSLPPKILRRILSHLDSASLIALTHVHSKLYKIISNEFLFSNIVLDSKISLLKFSAMIHSEFHTSNALVNGTRGSTSPQENKSQNVRFLVRSVEFVNPQSHDSLLKYSKFHKKNDTGSLIGGSYNFNTSSEIPISKLPTSPKAEDRPKSSSLAQTSFGGKLDTHENTRSSSRTRSTNHYKCYKLMEKFEHKFSGYTYIELMLDIIDYLPNVTHVKLSNVDPSFKVPLWYSVFNDGSRDFFKKIIKGQQSITNDDLRTFELSKEFVREYEKKFYHLPLLKSLEISAAIDKKQTKPVVFRPNLICCFGVIQELTLENITLDKESFETPMEFVPLHLRLEETNDLHVNGKPTSLELYNLHSPVSSLTLRACTIIQGNGILRLIHNYFKDVKNLQLLELSSKYDLFLCNCFSSLSNLTIDCNSACFTNEMTVNDDYYLKEITLSNEDETNCDDNISVTETLLESSSRVVIQAPPPTSAVVVSLNLDYISKTSGSNAQENPLPSDSKKPALITKSQGDYFRQLRIPTFHYFYHYYKSIWERIPHKNVNINIINIPFTNVYPMSPKGLAESMIVSSDANDQETLIAYRPSGYSAHDVPTSSIIHVSEEAREFNSTQYYWENGVRRCYLDAIQELRESSSYYQSMTQHEILDMIDYEAINGYQNFKFYKDIPNVNLWCFLKSLSKFKSVKINLLRTWLYCTPRSRYDWELLLKPVLNVNVPVIVTDRDGYVVYSYGQHKMH; via the coding sequence ATGAGGAAACTGCAACTCTTTGGAGGCTCCAAGTACTTCTCTTTATCACAGAAGGAGGGAAAACCTGTGCATAAGAACATTAATAATCAAGAAAAGGTAGAAGATGAAGTCGAGGATGAAACTGACGATCAATTGAGTCTGCTTTCATTACCTCCCAAGATTTTACGTCGGATATTGAGCCATTTAGATTCTGCTTCGCTTATTGCATTGACACATGTCCACTCAAAGCTATACAAAATTATCAGTAATGAATTCCTTTTCAGTAATATAGTGTTGGACTCAAAGATATCGCTACTGAAATTTAGCGCAATGATACATTCGGAATTCCATACATCCAATGCGCTGGTTAATGGTACTCGTGGTAGCACATCACCCCAGGAAAATAAGAGTCAAAATGTGCGGTTTCTAGTCCGTTCAGTGGAGTTTGTAAACCCGCAATCTCATGACTCTCTTCTCAAATACAGTAAGTTTCATAAAAAGAATGATACCGGGTCCTTGATAGGGGGATCATACAACTTCAACACATCTAGTGAGATACCGATAAGTAAACTGCCGACATCGCCGAAGGCGGAAGATAGGCCAAAGAGTAGCTCATTAGCACAAACAAGTTTTGGAGGTAAATTAGATACACACGAAAACACAAGATCATCCAGTAGGACAAGAAGTACAAATCACTATAAATGCTATAAACTGATGGAGAAATTCGAACATAAGTTCTCCGGCTACACATACATTGAGTTAATGCTTGATATCATAGATTATTTACCCAACGTGACGCATGTAAAATTGAGTAATGTTGATCCTAGTTTTAAAGTTCCGTTGTGGTATTCTGTATTTAACGATGGATCTAGagatttcttcaagaagattATAAAGGGTCAACAATCCATTACTAATGATGATTTGAGAACATTTGAGCTATCGAAGGAATTTGTTAGGGAGtatgaaaagaaattttatcatttacCATTGTTGAAATCTTTGGAAATATCAGCTGCAATTGATAAGAAACAGACTAAACCAGTTGTGTTTCGTCCCAATCTCATTTGTTGTTTCGGAGTAATACAAGAATTGACACTGGAAAATATTACCCTTGACAAGGAATCCTTCGAGACACCTATGGAATTTGTCCCATTACATCTTCGTCTAGAAGAAACCAACGATTTGCACGtcaacggcaagcctacaTCATTGGAGTTATACAATCTTCATTCGCCCGTATCGTCATTGACATTACGAGCATGCACTATAATCCAAGGAAATGGTATCTTAAGGTTAATACAcaattatttcaaagatgtAAAAAATTTACAGTTACTTGAGCTCTCAAGCAAGTATGACTTATTCCTTTGTAATTGTTTCAGCTCACTTTCAAATTTAACTATCGATTGCAACAGCGCTTGCTTCACCAATGAAATGACAGTTAATGACGATTACtacttgaaagaaataacaCTGTctaatgaagatgaaacgAACTGTGATGACAATATTTCTGTAACGGAAACTCTTCTAGAATCATCCTCTAGGGTCGTCATTCAAGCCCCTCCACCAACATCTGCTGTAGTAGTCTCATTGAATTTGGACTATATCTCAAAGACTAGTGGAAGTAATGCACAAGAAAACCCCTTACCATCAGATAGCAAGAAACCAGCATTGATTACAAAATCTCAGGGTGATTACTTCAGACAGCTTAGAATCCCTACATTCCATTACTTTTATCACTATTATAAATCGATATGGGAAAGAATACCGCataaaaatgtaaatattaatattattaatattcctTTTACAAACGTTTACCCAATGTCTCCGAAAGGATTAGCGGAAAGTATGATAGTTTCTAGTGACGCCAACGACCAAGAAACGTTAATTGCATACCGACCATCCGGCTACAGTGCTCATGATGTTCCCACATCTTCGATAATACATGTTTCAGAAGAAGCTAGAGAATTTAATAGTACACAATATTACTGGGAGAACGGTGTTAGAAGGTGCTATTTGGACGCCATACAAGAATTGAGAGAGTCTTCATCATATTATCAATCAATGACACAGCATGAGATTTTGGATATGATAGATTACGAGGCTATTAATGgttatcaaaatttcaagttCTATAAAGACATTCCAAATGTAAATCTTTGGTgctttttgaaatcattaTCAAAGTTCAAATCTGTCAAAATCAACCTATTACGAACGTGGTTGTACTGTACGCCGAGATCAAGGTATGATTGGGAGTTGCTTCTAAAACCAGTACTGAATGTCAATGTTCCAGTTATAGTTACTGATAGAGATGGCTACGTTGTTTATTCTTATGGCCAGCATAAAATGCATTAA
- the RFA2 gene encoding Rfa2p (CAGL0M03993g~Ortholog(s) have double-stranded DNA binding, sequence-specific DNA binding, single-stranded DNA binding activity), with protein MATYQPYNEFSSVTGGGFENSDSRPNTMDSGTGSNTNTLTPVTIKQILDSQQAIQDGPFITHNQELHHVCFVGVVRNITDHTSNIYLTLEDGTGQIEVRKWSDDSSDVAQGTDGDDGFGEMKGGESQIAQQYQIGTYVKVFGALKEFGGKKNIQYAVIKNVDSFNDVIAHHLEAIKCHAIANGKMQGSSLASGDNEGAGQSLFVQDDEGAGNKNPLQRILEFCKQQCVGKDANTFAVPIPLISQSLDIDETTVRNCCTTLTEQGFIYPTLDDNHFFAVD; from the coding sequence ATGGCGACTTATCAACCTTACAATGAATTCTCATCGGTTACCGGTGGAGGGTTTGAGAACTCTGATTCGAGGCCTAACACTATGGACTCTGGTACTGGTTCCAACACCAACACGCTAACTCCCGTTACTATCAAGCAGATATTGGATTCACAACAGGCCATCCAGGATGGGCCCTTTATAACACATAACCAAGAATTACACCATGTGTGTTTCGTTGGTGTGGTGAGGAATATTACTGACCACACGTCTAATATATATCTGACATTAGAAGATGGTACGGGGCAGATTGAAGTAAGAAAATGGAGTGACGATAGCTCTGATGTTGCTCAGGGAACGGACGGTGATGATGGTTTTGGGGAAATGAAAGGCGGTGAATCACAAATTGCACAGCAATATCAGATAGGAACTTATGTTAAAGTATTTGGtgctttgaaagaatttgGTGGGAAGAAAAACATCCAGTATGCTGTCATCAAGAATGTAGACTCATTCAACGACGTAATTGCCCATCATCTAGAGGCTATTAAATGCCATGCCATAGCGAACGGTAAAATGCAAGGCAGTTCTTTGGCTTCTGGAGACAACGAAGGTGCAGGACAATCCTTGTTTGTTCAAGATGACGAAGGAGCTGGTAACAAAAACCCATTGCAGAGAATATTGGAATTCTGCAAGCAACAATGTGTTGGTAAAGACGCAAACACCTTTGCTGTACCAATCCCTTTGATTTCTCAATCTTTAGATATAGATGAAACAACTGTCAGAAATTGTTGTACAACGCTAACAGAGCAAGGTTTCATATATCCAACATTAGATGATAATCATTTCTTTGCTGTGGATTAG
- the DAL82 gene encoding Dal82p (CAGL0M04015g~Ortholog(s) have sequence-specific DNA binding activity, role in allantoin catabolic process, nitrogen catabolite activation of transcription from RNA polymerase II promoter and nucleus localization) translates to MRVESQQSAIVLLELMDKYKPHLKPYAYRLHSWERVLADYNSRLHTKYRQIRTIKNKFERLKYMYLQDRGSEQFKGYSEAELVLLERLISESDGVSVKDPIVRDNGMSQGALASGGRPPEPALVPRLPMLGGQLLKQSTINNIIEPTPPPLDTISIGMPKNAKKPSIQDTGLAGQPTMEDSTVTAGTPLDTSIFDGDTRIPTRKNSLDVHTIQDLVRKLSDQQKQEDQLMIMKEAELSKKYMTQADFLSYKKQNRAIQLQILNVITSLLETPTKES, encoded by the coding sequence ATGAGGGTTGAGAGCCAGCAGAGTGCCATAGTGCTCTTGGAGCTGATGGACAAGTACAAGCCGCACTTGAAGCCGTATGCATACCGGTTGCACAGCTGGGAGCGTGTGCTTGCTGATTACAACAGCCGGCTGCATACGAAGTACCGGCAGATCAGGACCATTAAGAACAAATTTGAGCGGTTGAAGTATATGTATCTGCAGGACAGGGGCAGCGAGCAGTTTAAGGGATACAGCGAAGCGGAGCTGGTTCTGCTGGAGCGGTTGATCTCTGAGTCAGATGGTGTGTCTGTAAAAGATCCCATAGTGCGGGACAATGGTATGTCCCAGGGTGCTCTAGCGAGCGGCGGACGACCACCGGAGCCGGCATTGGTGCCCCGTCTTCCGATGCTCGGGGGCCAACTATTGAAGCAGAGCACTATAAACAACATCATCGAGCCCACACCTCCTCCCCTGGATACGATAAGTATTGGGATGCCTAAGAACGCTAAGAAGCCTTCTATACAAGATACGGGATTGGCTGGCCAACCCACAATGGAGGATAGTACAGTGACGGCGGGCACTCCCCTTGACACTTCTATATTCGATGGAGACACTAGGATTCCAACTAGGAAAAACAGCTTGGACGTACATACTATCCAGGATCTAGTCAGGAAGCTCTCGGATCAGCAGAAGCAGGAGGACCAATTGATGATTATGAAAGAGGCAGAGCTGAGCAAAAAGTACATGACACAGGCTGATTTTCTAAGTtacaagaaacaaaatCGGGCCATCCAGTTGCAAATACTGAATGTTATAACTTCATTGCTTGAGACTCCAACCAAGGAATCATGA